A window of Sulfurimonas gotlandica GD1 contains these coding sequences:
- a CDS encoding HD domain-containing phosphohydrolase: MNNSKYKVLIVDDVDENLKLVATILEKVGFETKTARDGLTALRLVKESKYDLILLDIMMPIMDGIQTCRYLKVEPTTESIPVIFLTASSDRETLTKAYSVGGVDYIKKPFFKEELLARVNLHLELKDYEKNLEKKVNDKTKEIADTQVKLMYTLGSIAEGHSKETELHVQRVAEFTHTLALLYGMDSKEAETLKNASSLHDIGKIGVTDNILHKPSSLSNEEFKVMMHHTTLGSDMLSKSELPLFKAAAIVCIQHHEKYDGSGYPKGLKGEEIHIYGRIVAIADVFDALSFKRAYKDGWTQDKVMSYIREMSGKQFDPKLIDIFFDNIDEFSKIYNLESVKTTKEVIPKRSMNKIVDWLLNNR; encoded by the coding sequence ATGAACAATTCTAAATACAAAGTACTAATAGTTGATGACGTAGATGAAAATCTGAAGTTGGTTGCAACAATCCTGGAAAAAGTCGGTTTTGAAACTAAAACTGCCAGAGATGGACTCACAGCTCTAAGACTTGTAAAAGAGAGCAAGTATGATCTGATACTACTTGATATAATGATGCCGATTATGGACGGAATACAGACATGTAGGTATCTTAAAGTTGAACCAACAACTGAATCTATACCAGTAATATTTTTAACAGCTAGTAGTGATAGAGAGACTTTAACCAAAGCATATAGTGTTGGTGGAGTTGATTATATCAAGAAACCATTTTTTAAAGAAGAATTATTAGCCCGTGTAAATTTACATTTGGAACTTAAAGATTATGAGAAAAATCTTGAGAAAAAAGTTAATGATAAGACAAAAGAAATAGCTGATACGCAGGTAAAGCTAATGTATACCCTAGGCTCAATTGCTGAGGGACATTCAAAAGAGACTGAGCTGCATGTTCAGAGGGTTGCTGAGTTTACACATACCTTGGCTCTGTTATATGGGATGGACTCAAAAGAGGCTGAAACACTAAAAAATGCATCTTCATTGCATGATATAGGGAAAATCGGTGTTACAGATAATATACTGCATAAACCTAGTTCTCTATCTAATGAAGAATTTAAGGTGATGATGCACCATACAACTTTGGGAAGTGACATGTTGTCTAAGTCTGAACTGCCACTTTTTAAAGCTGCCGCAATAGTATGTATACAACATCATGAAAAGTATGATGGCAGTGGTTATCCAAAAGGGCTTAAAGGCGAAGAAATACATATATATGGACGTATAGTAGCTATAGCGGATGTATTTGACGCATTATCATTTAAGCGTGCATATAAAGATGGATGGACACAAGATAAGGTTATGAGTTACATTAGAGAGATGAGCGGTAAGCAGTTTGATCCAAAATTAATAGATATCTTCTTTGATAATATTGATGAATTTTCAAAAATATATAATCTAGAGTCAGTTAAGACAACAAAAGAAGTAATACCTAAAAGAAGTATGAATAAAATAGTTGACTGGCTACTTAATAACAGGTAG